The sequence below is a genomic window from Haloferax mediterranei ATCC 33500.
ATACCGCGGTTTGCTGGAAGGCGAAAGAGCCGAATATGGGACGTAACCAGCGTGTGACTGCCGTCTGACACAGCTTTAAGGTCCGAGGAGCGTACCCCAGAATAGGGCGCGCATTTCCGGCCTCAGTTCCCATCCTCCCACCCGCGCGCCCGGCACACACCACCACCTTCGTCGTTCTGGTTCCCCCGGTACGGCGTGCGGCGCCGCCACCACGGCGCCATTTTCGAGTGACCTACTCAGTGAGCGAATGCGCTCTGCTCCGAGTCGTGTCATCAGCCGAGGAGCTTCGACCGGACCTCTTTAAGCGCATCGCGTTCCGCAATGAGTGCCAACTGGTCACCGGGTTCAACAATCGTCCCTGGAAGCGGAATCGTCATCGATTCGTGCTTCCGCCCGTGAGCGTAGACGCGCCCACCCGACCCGAGGTCGATGTTAGCGACGTGTTCGCCGATGATGGGTGCACCTTCGGGAACCCGAACCGTTGTGAGACTGAGTTGGTCGGTCAAGTCGCCGATGGCGTTGAAGTCACCCCCGAGGAGTGCCGTCTTCGCACCGGCCGCACCGAGACGTTCGGGATAGACGATTTCGTCGACGCCGTCGGCATAGCGCTCGTAAATCTCCTGCCGGTAGTCTTCGCTGATTCGCATGACCGTCCGGCAGCCGAACTCTTTGCCGAGCATACACGCCGCGAAGTTGATGTTCGGGTCGCCGGTTAGCCCACCAATCGCGTCGGCGTCTTCGATGCCCGCCTCTTTCAGGACACTTTCTGTCCCGCCGTCACCGAGGATGGCGTCGAATCCTTCGTCGCGGGCGCGGTCGACTTTCCGTTCGTTGTTGTCGACGATGGTCAGGTCGTGTCCCTCCTCTCGAAGCACCCGCGCGGTCCGGGAACCGACGCGACCATATCCTACGATAACGCACTTCATGGTATTACTATGCACACCAGGTGGCTAAAAGATAGTCCCCGGTCAGGTTCGGGTGCGTTCGAGGTGTTCAGTTAGCGAGTCGATGGTCTCTGTGAGGGGCGAGGTTCCGAACAGAGCCACGAGGGCCGCGCCGACGCTGTCGAAGACGAGGTCGATAATCGTGTCGCCGAGTCCGTACTGGACGAGGATGGCCTCCATCCCGACTGCGTCGGCCGCGAGGCGTGCACCGAACTCCAACACCTCCCAGAAGACGCCCGCTGCGAGGGTAAAAAGTAGGATGTAAACGAACATAAACCGGTCAGGAAAGTAGACGGCGTCGGAGTACTCGTCGATGGCCCGCGCCGTCGTGTAGCCGACGGCAGCGACCACCGTCGCCGAGAGCGTGTGGGTAACGTGGTCCCACCAATCGATGTAGTGGTACGGCCCGAGCATCCCGATTGCGTGGAGCAGAACCGCCATCGCCAGCCACATGCCAAGAAACGGGTGAAGTCTAATCTGCCAGTCGCGACGGAGTATCGCGGGGAGAAACGTCGCACTGAGCGCGACGACAGCGTTGACGAGGACGCTCAGATTCCGCGTATACACGCCCGCGAAGAAGATGAGACAGATAGCGAGCTGTATCGCTCGGCCTACCACTCGCTCGCTCTGCTGTGACCACATAGATACCGATACGTACGCCATAGACACGCTAAATCCCGGTGTGGCAAGAGCTAGCACAACCACCGACATTGTTTTTCCTTCTGGTTACATACGCCCCACCGATGATGGCCACCACTCACGCCCTCGCGGGTGTCGTCCTCGGCACCGCCGTGTGGGCGTTGGTCCCCGAGGCCGGGATGCTTCCGGTCCTCGCGGCCGCACTGGGCGGCCTGTTCCCCGACTTCGACTTGTACGCAGGACACCGGAAAACACTCCACTTCCCTGTGTATTTCAGCGCACTCGCCGCTCCAGCGAGTGTAATCGCCGCGTTGAATCCGACTACCACCAGCCTCGCCGTCGCACTGTTCCTCGCGGCCGCCGCGCTGCACTCCGCTTCGGACGTGCTCGGCGGCGGCCTCGAACTCAAGCCGTGGCTCGGCACGTCCGAGCGCGCCGTGTACGACCACTGGAATGGCCGCTGGCTCGCCCCGAAACGGCTGATTCGGTACGATGGCGCACCTGAAGACCTCGCGCTAACGCTTGCCTTCGCCGTTCCACCTGTCGTCGCCTTTGACGGACTCGTCGAGATGCTCGTCATCGGTGCAGTCGCTATCTCGGGCATCTACGTGCTGCTCCGGAAACCGATGGTCACGATTGCCGAGAAACTCGTCGATGCGATGCCAGACCACGTTATCGACCACGTCCCCGAACGATTCGTGCAGGACCTCCGGTAGTCGGTCCCGTCGTCCAGCCCGGCCGTCACAACTCCGAAAAAGGAGAAGACGAAGACGCGTAACTGCTCACACCAGACAGTCTTAGTCAAACAGTAGGTGGTTGAGAGGGAGTCGGTTAGTCAGGAATCGAGTAGTCAGGAGTTGGCTAGTCAGGAATCGAGTAGTCGGCCAGTCAAGAGTCGGTTAGTCAATCGGTCACTTCGGCACTCTTCGTCGGTGTTGCCTCGGTCCGTGACTCGCGTCGGTGGAGCAGATAGGCACACAGCACCGCGATACTTCCTGCAGCGGTGGCAATACCGAACGCCACGCGATAGCCAGCGGGTGTGTAGACTCGTGCGCCGGCGACGGTCTCGCCCGTCCAGTAGGCGTCGAGCGCGAAGCCCATCACCGCGGGGAAAACGGCCGCGCCGAAGTACCCCATGCTGTTTATCGCACCTGTCGCCGTCGCACTCGCGGTTGCGTCGTGTCGCTCCTTGGCGACGGTGAAAGCGATGACCGCCCCTCCCATGACAAACAGGGCGGCGA
It includes:
- a CDS encoding potassium channel family protein → MKCVIVGYGRVGSRTARVLREEGHDLTIVDNNERKVDRARDEGFDAILGDGGTESVLKEAGIEDADAIGGLTGDPNINFAACMLGKEFGCRTVMRISEDYRQEIYERYADGVDEIVYPERLGAAGAKTALLGGDFNAIGDLTDQLSLTTVRVPEGAPIIGEHVANIDLGSGGRVYAHGRKHESMTIPLPGTIVEPGDQLALIAERDALKEVRSKLLG
- a CDS encoding metal-dependent hydrolase; the protein is MMATTHALAGVVLGTAVWALVPEAGMLPVLAAALGGLFPDFDLYAGHRKTLHFPVYFSALAAPASVIAALNPTTTSLAVALFLAAAALHSASDVLGGGLELKPWLGTSERAVYDHWNGRWLAPKRLIRYDGAPEDLALTLAFAVPPVVAFDGLVEMLVIGAVAISGIYVLLRKPMVTIAEKLVDAMPDHVIDHVPERFVQDLR